The genomic window CAAGGGACGTACAGTAGCGTCTACAAGGCTCGTGATCTCAAGAACGACAAGATCGTGGCGATGAAGAAAGTGAGGTTCGTTCAGATGGAGCCGGAGAGTGTTCGTTTCATGGCGAGGGAGATCGGGATCCTTCGCCGGCTAGACCATCCGAACGTGATGAGGCTCGAAGCCATCGTGATCTCGAGTCAGTCGGGGAGTTTGTACCTCGTGTTCGAGTACATGGAGCATGACCTAGCCGGACTTTTAGCGTCTTCGAAGGTCAAATTCACCGAACCACAGGTAAAATGGCTAGTGAAATTTATTTCCACCCGTCctacaaaatttgtctcatttcacttttttattatttttggcagtggatctcatattccactaactcattcctactcacattttattataaaactaatatataaaaatagaacccacattccacaaactttttcaactcacttttcattacatttcttaaaacttgtgctcGGTTAAAgtgagacaatctttgtgggacggagggagtagaccTTTTAGCCACCAACCAGGAGGCTAACTACTTTCCGTACACAGATCAAATGCTATATGCAGCAGATTTTACGCGGGCTCGAGCATTGCCACAGTCTGGGTATTCTCCACCGCGATATCAAGGGTGCAAACATCCTCGTTGACAGCAACGGATCCCTCAAGATTGCCGACTTCGGCTTGGCCACAATCGTCAACCCCAGCAAGAAGCACCCCTTAACGAGCAGGGTCGTGACTCTCTGGTACCGAGCTCCCGAGCTGTTGCTCGGAGCAACAGATTACGGAGCAGCCATTGATTTGTGGAGTGTTGGTTGCATTCTTGCTGAGCTCTTCACAGGGAAGCCTATCATGCCTGGTAGAACCGAGGTATCTTCAAGTTTCAAACACgcacaaaaaaaaactgaaactaaataattatgaaacaattatcaaaagagtaaaggtcaaaactggtcctgaacatatgaccattttacgattttagTCTTAAAAGGTTAAAATTAGGTTAAACCTGTTGactgttataaaattaatggaattattgacggaggaccaattgtgatccgatttgaaatgtgcaggaccaaaaaattcaaaagataaagtttatgaccaaaatcgtaaaatgaccgtatgttcaggaccagttttggcctttactcttatCAAAACTGTTTATTTGTTCAGGTCGAACAAACACACAAGATATTCAAGCTCTGTGGCTCACCAACAGAAGCCTTCTGGAAAAAGACGAAGCTACCACTCGCTAGTAGCTTCAGATCACAGCGCGTCTACAAGCGCAGCGTTTCTCAGACGTTCAAGGACTTCCCCCCGTCTACGCTGGCTCTTCTTGAGGTCCTCCTCTCCATAGATCCACAGGAACGGGGCACTGCTTCTTCCGCGCTCAACAGTGGGGTATATATATCACTTTCTCATTACTCGAATAAAACACGCCATTGAATTATTGGTTGGTTTCAGTTTTTCACGTCGATGCCTCTGCCCTGCGAGCCGTCTAAACTGCCAAGGTACCCTTCGAGTAAGGAGCTCGAGGCCAGGATTAGAGACGAGGAAGCAAAGAGGTAAGGCTGCTaacatacacacacaaaagAAGCACATAAAACACACACTACTGAGAAAACTATGTTTGGACCTAAAACAGGCGAAGAGGCGAGGGCGGTAAAGGAGGTAAAGAGGAGGATGCAAGCAAGATTTCCAACACACAGAAAGCTATTCCAGAGGGACAGGTTCTCTATACATTTTTATGATCCtgcaatttcaaaaaaatcgGGACGATGAtcgaatttttcaaaaacagGAGATCCCAAACGCGAGCACGAATTATCAGTATAATCCCGACAGCAGTAACGCATTCCCTATTGTGCCTCCGAGAGTTAGGAATGGATGTAGTCACCAGTCGAAGTCCGTGATCCACCCGAACGCAGCAGGGTACTCTTGGAACAAGAAGATGAACGATGATGATCACTCAGCCCACGGCCTGCGCCACAACCATCCTCCAGAGCTCATGAGACAGGGAACTGCACTGCGCCAGCCTATGGTAGACTCCTCCGACTTCCACCCAAAGAGTGGCCGGAGGGGATTGAATAACGACTCAAgggtatgttttttttttaatatccaaaataaacGATTTTTTCTGGACTCAAGAGTTTAACTCAACCCGCGCCATCCATTTAGGGGCTAAGGAGAAACAAGATGAATTACTCGGGGCCGTTGATACCTCCAGGAGGAAACATGGAGGAGATGCTTAAGGAGCACGAGAGGCAAATCCAAGTGGCGGTGCGCAAGGCGCAGCTCAACAAAAACAGGTCAAATGCGAACATCGAATGAGAGACAAACTGCAATGGTTAAGAATAGATGATCTACTAGACAATGCAGCAAAAGAAAACAACTTACATAAAATGTATATGGAAGTGAATTGCCTTAAAGATTAATGTCAAAGCAGAATTTGTTGGGGCAGAAGATGAGAGTCGAACTAGCTGGAGGAGGGAATGCTGGTTACGGTTAGTTCAGTGCAGGTCGAgcaaattttaagtaaaacggagatttatattttgggCAGGATAATTTTCTAACATTGTAGAAAATGTAATCATCTTATTCTTAAATAAATAGCTTCTAACAATCTAACTAGAAAAAATAGACTCAactaaaaacacaaaaagagCCAGTTTTCTAGGTGTCTGAATAATTTTTGCCAGCAAAAAGCTCTTATTTTGAAAGATTCTTAATAAGGTTATTGTCacaatatagtagtaatttgttAGTTGCATCACACAACAAGGATTACCAAATTTCTCTACATAAATAACTTCAATGGAGCAATAGCTTATCATCTGCTTAAAATTCAGCTGGTCAATTGATTTTACTAAACAATTGATTTGGAACtcaattaatattcaattccaattctgTATGCATAAATTATCTACACTagctataattaatttacttaatattttaattggtatacataaattattaaataatttgattgtcCTATTTACTTCCGACTAGATCGtgcatatttttatctctTGTTCGGTTGCTTTtccttcaaaaatttaaattttaacggTGTACTTGCTTCGTCTTCTTAGGATTATCCATCTAACATCTActattaatactaatttaattttagactAACTCACTTATCACATATTGTTATATCCACTATTATCTTACCTaacaaatactataatttattatgatagAGGTCCGAAAATGGTATAATGAAGAAATTTACATGACATTAACACTACCCGAATTAATCCGATTCTCAAATGGTGTAATTTTCAACTAACACCtctaaatttaacaaattatttGAGTTAATTTTCGAATTTCGGCCTAAACTGAACTACTAGTAAGTAGTGAGTAATATTGAAAGATACTAtgataataaaagaaattttaaataaataatccaccTTGAATATTGACATTTGTCGTTTCATCCTATCTCTTTCTATTATAATGCAGATCCAAGATGGCAACATAACTAAATCCCATATTTTTCTCAAACGAgaacttttattaattttggatATAGATTTTAGGACCGATTCTTATTAGCTTTCACTAAATCAGGATCTAAGATACGACCAAAAACACATGGTTTTCACTCTCATCTTATAAATATGTCTAAATTAATCATCCATTTCACCTCACTCAACTCCACACCACTGTATTTTTCGACTCTTCATAATCAAGAATTGGATGGTGCgttttgttgtttgtttttatacaTTGTATATTTAggtatttttccataaattattatgttattgaATTTTGTTATAGGCTGAACCGAATTCGAGGCCAAATACGGAGGCGGAGTTGAATAGTTGGTTGCCTATAACCGCGTCCCGTAAAGCGAAATGGTGGTATTCCGCTTTTCATTGCGTCACTGCTATGGTTGGCGCGGGTGTGCTCGGTTTGCCACTAGTCTTGGCTCGGCTCGGCTGGTAAATTTACGACTTAATATTGatgtcatttttcaattttaaatgagAAATCGTTATTGATCgttttttgaaaagaaaatataatttacattttaaaataaaataaaattcgtTATAGATccatcaattttaaaattgtgttgacattgtgtaATGGCCTAACTCTTGGTATAGGATACCTGGAGTCTTGGCTATACTTGTTGCATGGTTAGTAACATGGTACACGGTTTGGCTATTGATTCAACTCCACGAATCAGAGACGGGTAAACGGTTCGACCGGTTCACTGAGCTCGGGCAACATGCCTTTGGAGAATACCTAGGATTCTGGCTGGTAATGCCGCAACAAATGATTGTCCAAGTTGGATCCGACATCGTATACATGGTCACGGGAGGGAAATCGCTCCAAAAATGCTTAGCTCTCATCACGCCAAAAGCCGATATTCGAAACACTTATTTCATCTTGATGTTTGCTGCCGTTCAATTGGTACTTTCTCAATCTCCGAACTTCAATTCCTTGAAGATCGTCTCTCTTCTAGCGGCCGTCATGTCGATAAGGTGCAATATCACATACTGTATATATCATTATTATCTTGTCTAACGAATTGAACTGTCACCTTTagtgaataaattaataattgtgTGGGTATAATATTtgatagaattttttttttgtgtagcTACTCTTTCATAGCCACGGGTACATCTCTATGGAAAGGCTTCACGGGGCACCACGTGGTTAACTACGGTTTCCGATCGACGACGACGATCAACATCATTTTTGACATCTTCAGTAGCTTAGGAGTGCTATCATTTGCCTTTGCTGGTCACAGCGTGGCGTTGGAAATTCAGGCGACAATCCCTTCAACGCACACAAAGCCGTCGAAAATTCCAATGACTAAGGGCGTCACCGTGGCTTATCTTATCGTGGCGTTGTGCTATTTTCCCGTTGCAATATCGGGGTATTGGGCATTCGGAAATGAAGTCGAGGATGATGTACTTCTTTCTTTGGAGCACCCGAAATGGCTCATTAGTGCCGCTAATTTCATGGTGTTCATTCATGTTATCGGAAGCTATCAGGTAAATCTATTCAAAGATAAAAGGAGTTATGAGTTATCTAACATAAAATACATTGtgtttttatcatatttttatcttatctCATCTTCCTTCAGTATTTGTCCGAGGAACAGACGAGGGGACGGAACGCTTGCAATGCGGCCCTATCCCGTCTTGTCCACCCGGAACGTGACAAAGGGGGTTGCATTGTGCATGCTCTTAATATAAGAACTTAGAATTGATtgaaattcatgattttattcttattttatttaggtaTTCGGTAGAATACTTGAATTGATtgaaattcatgattttattttattttatttaggtaTTCGGTATGcctatttttgacaaaattgaaTCTACGTTAGTCACAAAGTGGCATTTCAACCCGGGAAGACCTCTTCGCCTTGTCGCACGCAGTGTATTTGTTGGTAATTAtctacattttataaatttttattagcaTGATTTATCTgcctaattaatttgaaattattcaagcttgataaagtaaatattaatatgcCACTGAATAGAAATTTGGATCTAACAATTGACTTGTAACACAATAAGACATCATCACATatcatatatttgtatatttaaaaagGGAGGAAACATaagtttttaaataattactactatgttaaatgttgaaattatgttctttttatttgatgcAGTGTTCACCGCATTTATGGCAATTCTCCTTCCATTTTTTGGAGGATTATTGGGATTTATTGGAGGACTTGCATTTTCAAGCACATCTTATATTGTgagtaaattaaattgaagaaattgtgaaactattttttcaaaatctgatcatattatttcaattgataattttatatatgatgcaactttggtgtttaaatttatACCAGATTCCTTGTGCTGTTTGGCTTAAAACCCAAAAACCTAAAGCATGGAGCTTCCACTGGATTTTATGTTGGGTAAGTgcacaaatattaattaattcgttttatgcatttaaaaattatcattttttttacaaaattataacattatatTCAATCAATTTCAGACTTCACTGCTAATTGGATTTACTATCATGACGGTGGCACCAATTGGAGGAGCTCACGAGATCATCGTGTCATGGAAGAGTTACAAactttttcaataataatttggtcattttattttttctacaaaTGATCCATTGGCATagcatttctatttttcttgaaatGCTATCCATTTTATAGCAACTTTTAGTCACTTCGAAGTGTACTTTTGTTGTTATTCGTAGAATGAAATGCTATGGGAATTTTAGTATTTGTTGCCTAGAATATACACAAATATTTAATAGGCTATATCTATTGTAGAAATATGGAGAcctttaaatattcaaaataaattttagcaaaaaatgATCATTTTGCAACGCTTTCACTATTATCATcttaaatggagtaataaattatgaaagatGTTAGATTTTTGCCCATCTCTCACTttcaaaaactaaattataaattacaaagttTGTAATTTCACAATTATCTCATCCGTCCTTTTGTTTCAGCGAAATATTCAGTGATAAGATAGACTGACACAATACATCGTTCCAtatttcaccaaaaaaaaacagatgAAATAACTgcgaaaattacaaatttaataatatagcaTTTACAatgtaactttaaaaaataaatgataaatcagAAATTAACCCTTCATTATTTATCTACAAtttatcctaaaaaaatacttatacaCTCATTTTTTTCAGAACTGAAGAGCAACGGCCATAACCACCACAATCTTCAAATGCAATCCTCACCATTTTCATCCCCAAATCCAACTCCAATCGGTGgaaaaattcatataaattccAACAAAAGCATACAAACTTTTGCTAGAGCTCAATTCCCACCTTCAATCCTCGTCAAATTCAAGGTCGCAGTTTCTCGCAGAAATTGTCACAAAAATGTCGTTTTTTGCAAAAGAAACAGATTTTGTGTGAGAAATTCCTCCAATCGAGAAGAGGAAGCCCAAATTTCTGACGAAAAAGGAGCTCGCGATAATGATGGCGGTGGCCCCTCAACTAGCTTGTTGTCTTTTCTTTGCCCCTTGCTTAAGCTCTTCGCTGTAAGTAACTATGATTCAATCGATTGAAATTGTTAGGAAATTTGGGCGTTACATGAATTTTACGGTTTAGGGTTTATGCTGCTGAATGCTGATTACactatttattgttttgattaATCTATGCTCTTAAACctgaaattaaaactatttgaTTAGTGAATTTAGTCCAAGAGCTTGTTTGATCTCGAATCCATAAACATATCATATAGAATTGGTTGTAATTTGTGTTTGAGAAAGTTTTAAGCTACACGAAGTTTAGCTAAGTTAAAGCAACCAAACAAACTGTTTTGCAAGTAATTTTGGTTGAGCTCGATTCGATAagaatatcaaataaaattgagcTTAGTTTTGTGTTTGATAAAATTCATAGCTCCAGACAAGCATAAAAATGTTAAGCTACACAAAGTTGCTCAATTAAAGCTTGTTCATGCTCGATTCATTGGTATCATCAGACGAACTCAGACGCAAATTCTAGTACATGTTTGAATAGCTGTGTGTTTAGTTTGATTCAACTTGCTTACAGCCTGCTTGTCTTGCAGGCAGGGGATCCGTCTGCAGAGCGGAACTATCTACTAGAGGTATCTTGAGCTTTTTGGGAAGCTTATATTTCTGTATaaaggagtattatttgtaGATCCATCTCTTTTGTTTGCATTGATTTCATAagatatgtgtgtagttgaattatttcatATGATTGACAGACAAATTCTTGGGAAGTTAGTGAGATGTTATTTATgtgtttcaataatttttttcatatgtaATAGGAGGCTACATCTTCATTATCTACTATAGCAAGGTTTCCGTGGGGTTCTAAATCACTATCCGATGGTTTAAACAACGAACAAAGAGCAGATCCTCCACTGCCTCTCCaattatatgaatttggtATCTTCTCTTTCCGattactttcttctttcttttagCTTTGGTCGCTCGTTTCCTTGTTTAAGTTCTTGTATAGTAAAGCCTATCTCGTAGACTCTATGATATTTGTACCAATCAGTTATCCCTTTAACTTCGGACTAACTGAAGCTTGTAGGAATTGTCAACAGAGGCATGTCCGTTCTGTAGAAGGGTTCGTGAGGCCATTACTGAGCTAGATCTCTCCGTAGAGGTACGCAATCCAAACTttccatttaaaatatattcttgtCTCTCATGGTCTCTATCAAAGATTATTCCGCTTTGcacatttaaattttcaagaaaaaaagtaaagatttTGAACGGCTAATGTATTAAACGATCAAGTTGGATGTCTACGTCGTCACTTCATCAAGTTATCAATTCACTGTCAATTGAGTGAAAATTCAGAAAGGGTGAAAGTTTGTGTATCTAGATTCAGTAACAGTTATCCCTTTCAAAAATCTTGAGTGATTGTCAATGGTTGAATTTGCACAGTCGATTGTCATTCATGCAGATCTTTCCATGCCCAAAAGGGTCAGTAAGACATAGGGCAACAGTCAGACAACTTGGTGGCAGGGAACAGTAAGATTGCATTGCTTTTCACTCACACTTGGTTGATTCATAAATACGTAGTTCAAGATTATAATGTCTTCATTTCCTTACAACTTACAAGAGCAAATTATATCCCCATTCAGGTTTCCCTTCCTCATTGACCCAAACACTGGAATTTCTATCTATGAAAGCAGTAAGTAACAGGCTGGTTTTTCAAATGTATACTAAacttgtaaaataaatattttggagGATTTTGTATTTAGGTGCCTTAGAAAATTTGGTTGTCTCATTCCTGGGTTTAAAAGTGGATTTTGGAATCCATTTAGCTTGAATGTTGCATCtatttactccattaattattGTGAATTTATCTGCAGGTGACATTGTTAAATACTTATTTCAGCAATATGGAGGAAATAGGAGTCCGTCATTTGGAATCTTGGAGAGGTATTTTAgtttagtactataatttttatcGTTATTTTGGAACAATGTATTGAAATTTTGCACCTGTCTATCTcatctactatttttttttctttttgtacatttttatattccattatttCCCACATAGGTGGTTTGGCTACAAGAAGTTCTTCATACCTTTTatccttttccttttatgaAGACCTTTTGCCATATATTCTATGTTAAGAGTATGGTTAATCTCAGTTTGTGTCCCCAACATTCAGCGTTTTTCGAAAAATGTCAGCACCTTGCCATTTCACTTTCTGGAAATGGTGAATTGGGGACATATTAAAGAAATCGGTGAAAATTGTAGACACAAACAAACTGTGATTAACCTATAAAAAGAACAAGTATGTTtcaatctttcatttttatacgAGGGATTGGGCCTTTGCTCTTAGGATGCTTTGCATACTTTTAGATCTACTGATCTAGTCGAACACAAGAGATTTGAAGTGTTTTATTTGGTTTGTGTATCTATACTTGCGTTAAAATAGCGTTGCTTACAAAATTGACTTGTCTATgatatgtatttaatttaaggGTAACAGTGTCATATTTATCTGTTGTATCTCCttctattataaatttgtcattttaaatgAGGTTACACATGCACTGCACATACTCCTCTAGTTTTTTGAAGGGTGAATAAGTACAAATTGCACCTTCgccaaaatttcaaatatgtaTATAACCTTGCAAttgtatcatttttaaaatgcaGCACACTGCTCACAGGTTGGGTACCGACACTACTTCGAGCAGGCAGAGGAATGACGTTGTGGGAAAATTCAGTAAAACAATCGCCTCCCCAAAAACTGGAGCTCTTCTCATATGAAAACAACCCTGTAAGCATTGATGCTACACGATTCCTTATCTCTCAGTGTGCGCGCGTGTGTGCTAGTCTAGTGCTTGCCTATCCAGACTTGAAATGGGATCAAACGATATAATTCTTATTTGGCAGTATGCTCGAATTGTTCGTGAAGCACTTTGTGAACTGGAACTTCCTTATATTCTTCGGAGCGTGGGTGAAGGGTCTATACGGGAAAGAATGCTCAACGAGATGTCCGGATCAAAAGAGGTCAGCTCATGTAATGTGCGTAGCGCCTCCATTCGTCatagataaatatttgtataatgCAAAACAGGATCGATCAATCCCCACACTTCTCATACATTTATTAAAGGTTTTGCTAACTTATGACCAAAAGTTTACGTGCAAGCTCTGAAACGGAATGTAATGCAGGTACCTTACCTTGTTGATCACAACACCGGCATGGAAATCAGAGATTACAAGAAGATCATTTCGTACTTGTTTGAAACGTATAGTTCGAAGAGAGTTCCTGCATATCTCCAGCAGTGAGTTCTGCCATTGAAGGAACTTTGTGCAACATgattccattatttatttaggtATGTGTATCTTCCATTAGTAATTTCAGATGTTGTGAAGGTTCACATTGTAAGTGGTTTAGTTGAGGAACACTTTGGTGTTTTTATTCGATTTATGAGGAGGAACATTGTGGTGTTTGTCCCTAGACCTTCTAGTTAACATATAAAGTTGAAAACATGCTAGTTGATCAAATCATGAAgcaattaagaaaataatggaCGGCCATCAGGGGCGTAGCGCAGTTGACAATGGAGGGGCAGATCTTGCTGCAAAGAAAAGAATGGACAAATAGATGTACGACATTTTTATTAAGACATTATATCAAGATCGGTTGAATGTTGGCTTCCATAGTAGAACATTTCGAAAATATTGTCCAAATgaagttataaatttattaaacctaaatatttcaaagcaattcaaaatcaaatccacCATGTTGTGAGGAATAGCATGAAATATAATTAGCAATGAATTGTGATTGTATTTTGAACCGGAATGccaaaggaaaaaattaaaaaaaaaaagattaaattctCAGACTTTTCAGATTTtgagattaaataaattttagaaaagaGATTTAATTCACGACTTTTCAGATTTtgagattaaataaatttttaagaaagTGATTAAATTCGCTGACTTtttttagattaaattttCCACAACAATGGATTTTGagattagattttttattacaatggATGAGACACGTGAATTTTACTGTGGACTACAGGTTAGATTCTACTGTTTAAATTCTAGTGTAGATTCCTCACCCAATGCGTGCCACGTGTAcaatgaaacgcttatttgaattgatGGCTACAGATCAGATTCAACTGTTTAAATTCTAGTGTAGATTCCTCTCCCAAACCGTTCCACGTGTACAATTAAATGCTCATTTGAATTGTTGACTGCAGTTCAGATTCTCATGCGGTTTTAAAGTATcattccctccgtctcataataaatatcacacttttctttattccacaaaaaaatgtcacatttcatcttttaaaaaaattctctctcgcattaattataaaattatactgtCATCTTCCAAATGTAACATTTATTAcaagacgaagggagtactataaatcTGCTGAgccaattaaaaaattgtaaaatcaaTAGATCTTCCATCACAAAACCTCCAAAAATGCTTCACTACCATGAATCCCTCTCCGCTCTGATCCTCATCGCCGCACTAGCCTTCCTCTCACGGCTACTCTTCCACCGCCCCCGGCCGCGAAAGCTTCCACCGGGGCCCACGCCATGGCCGATCATCGGCAACATCCACCTCCTCGGCCCGTCCCCGCACCGCTCCCTCCACTCCCTCTCCCAAAAACACGGCGATCTAATGCTCATCAAGCTAGGCTCTTCACCATCTCTCATCGCCTCCTCCCCCGAGATGGCGAAACAGTTCCTCAAGGTCCACGACGCCAACTTCGCCACCCGGCCCGCCCTCGCCGCCGGCAAATACACCGCCTACAACTACTCCGACATGACCTGGTCCCCCTACGGCCCCTACTGGCGCCAAGCCCGTAAAATCTTCCTCTCGGAAGTCTTCAACCCTAACCGGCTCGAATTCTTCAAGCCGGTCCGGGATGAGGAAGGCAGGGCCTTCCTCTCCCGCCTGCATGCCCTCTCGGGAAAGCCGGTCGTGCTGAGGGGGCATTTGTCCCGATTTACGCTCTCGAACATAAGTAGGATGGTCGTGAGCAATAAGTATTTTGGCGATAAAGATCAAGGGTCGGTTTTCGAGCTTGGGGAGCTGCAGGGGATGTTGGATGAGTGGTTTTTGCTGAATGGGGTGTTTAATGTGGGAGATTGGATACCGTGGCTCGGCTTCCTCGACTTGCAAGGCTATGTGAGAAGGATGAAGGAGCTGTATAAGAAGCTTGATAGGTTTAATGAGCATGTGATTGATGATCATCAGGCTAGGAGATCGGGTTGTGCGAACGAGAAATTTATCCCCGGAGATTTGGTGGATGTGTTGTTGGTGATGGCTGAGAAGCCTGATCTTGAGGTTAAATTGACAAGAGATGGTGTCAAAGCATTTTTGCAGGTACTATCATTTACATGTAACTTTTGtgatttatagtactataatagtATTGATTTGCagtttttagatttttataagTTAGTAGTATTACTTTTATGAGTTGGGAGTAACTAGTAGTAGTGTATGTATGTGCTATCTGCTGTAATTGGATGCTAATCTGCTGTGA from Salvia hispanica cultivar TCC Black 2014 unplaced genomic scaffold, UniMelb_Shisp_WGS_1.0 HiC_scaffold_702, whole genome shotgun sequence includes these protein-coding regions:
- the LOC125199851 gene encoding probable serine/threonine-protein kinase At1g54610, giving the protein MGCLCSKGTHVNNHVAEYEAKKETERSQRPTELTPPVEVTVRGNDASRNSRSSMKSSLRLHSVKGEPVEQNPRDKIINRPASGHRRNLTLDSMRGRGRQEPVTSVTSIPHGTKGEAATAGWPPWLTSVAGEAVKGWAPRSADSYEKLKKIGQGTYSSVYKARDLKNDKIVAMKKVRFVQMEPESVRFMAREIGILRRLDHPNVMRLEAIVISSQSGSLYLVFEYMEHDLAGLLASSKVKFTEPQIKCYMQQILRGLEHCHSLGILHRDIKGANILVDSNGSLKIADFGLATIVNPSKKHPLTSRVVTLWYRAPELLLGATDYGAAIDLWSVGCILAELFTGKPIMPGRTEVEQTHKIFKLCGSPTEAFWKKTKLPLASSFRSQRVYKRSVSQTFKDFPPSTLALLEVLLSIDPQERGTASSALNSGFFTSMPLPCEPSKLPRYPSSKELEARIRDEEAKRRRGEGGKGGKEEDASKISNTQKAIPEGQEIPNASTNYQYNPDSSNAFPIVPPRVRNGCSHQSKSVIHPNAAGYSWNKKMNDDDHSAHGLRHNHPPELMRQGTALRQPMVDSSDFHPKSGRRGLNNDSRGLRRNKMNYSGPLIPPGGNMEEMLKEHERQIQVAVRKAQLNKNRSNANIE
- the LOC125199853 gene encoding lysine histidine transporter-like 5, with protein sequence MAEPNSRPNTEAELNSWLPITASRKAKWWYSAFHCVTAMVGAGVLGLPLVLARLGWIPGVLAILVAWLVTWYTVWLLIQLHESETGKRFDRFTELGQHAFGEYLGFWLVMPQQMIVQVGSDIVYMVTGGKSLQKCLALITPKADIRNTYFILMFAAVQLVLSQSPNFNSLKIVSLLAAVMSISYSFIATGTSLWKGFTGHHVVNYGFRSTTTINIIFDIFSSLGVLSFAFAGHSVALEIQATIPSTHTKPSKIPMTKGVTVAYLIVALCYFPVAISGYWAFGNEVEDDVLLSLEHPKWLISAANFMVFIHVIGSYQVFGMPIFDKIESTLVTKWHFNPGRPLRLVARSVFVVFTAFMAILLPFFGGLLGFIGGLAFSSTSYIIPCAVWLKTQKPKAWSFHWILCWTSLLIGFTIMTVAPIGGAHEIIVSWKSYKLFQ
- the LOC125199854 gene encoding uncharacterized protein LOC125199854, giving the protein MQSSPFSSPNPTPIGGKIHINSNKSIQTFARAQFPPSILVKFKVAVSRRNCHKNVVFCKRNRFCVRNSSNREEEAQISDEKGARDNDGGGPSTSLLSFLCPLLKLFAAGDPSAERNYLLEEATSSLSTIARFPWGSKSLSDGLNNEQRADPPLPLQLYEFEACPFCRRVREAITELDLSVEIFPCPKGSVRHRATVRQLGGREQFPFLIDPNTGISIYESSDIVKYLFQQYGGNRSPSFGILESTLLTGWVPTLLRAGRGMTLWENSVKQSPPQKLELFSYENNPYARIVREALCELELPYILRSVGEGSIRERMLNEMSGSKEVPYLVDHNTGMEIRDYKKIISYLFETYSSKRVPAYLQQ
- the LOC125199852 gene encoding trimethyltridecatetraene synthase-like codes for the protein MLHYHESLSALILIAALAFLSRLLFHRPRPRKLPPGPTPWPIIGNIHLLGPSPHRSLHSLSQKHGDLMLIKLGSSPSLIASSPEMAKQFLKVHDANFATRPALAAGKYTAYNYSDMTWSPYGPYWRQARKIFLSEVFNPNRLEFFKPVRDEEGRAFLSRLHALSGKPVVLRGHLSRFTLSNISRMVVSNKYFGDKDQGSVFELGELQGMLDEWFLLNGVFNVGDWIPWLGFLDLQGYVRRMKELYKKLDRFNEHVIDDHQARRSGCANEKFIPGDLVDVLLVMAEKPDLEVKLTRDGVKAFLQDLLTGGTDTSAKTVEWAIHEVMRHPRVAEKAREELDRVIGRERWVEESDYAQLPYMDAIITETWRLHPLSPLLPPHCAIEDCTVAGYDIPKGTPVIINTWSIGRDPNSWDAPVEFLPERFIGKDVDMMGSNFALLPFSSGRRRCPGYKLGLKLVRTTLANLLHGFDLRLVEGMKPQDVCVEELYGLTVHPKEPLQLIMEPRLPSHLY